A stretch of Acidicapsa ligni DNA encodes these proteins:
- a CDS encoding acyltransferase family protein, with the protein MSSPKINTPNNFDSLRLIFAVLVIFSHSFPMVRGSNATEPLSLLTNGQVNFGNISVWAFFVISGFLITQSWQRSPNVVKFLKRRIARIYPAFIVTAVLSAFIFVPLVADSATYHHVSIQNFVFNTLRLRIFDSPPIFVHNALPNELNGSLWSVAYEFWCYLGVMTLGLVGLLRRRSVVVLLFVAVIGLHLYMNMTGWAPSGSILGQIVGYPPFWATVLPFYLAGTLFHLFGGHTLLRRPWIMLAAVVLIASNFVPHGLIVTMPICGSYLLMALAYLPLLHPLNLGRFGDFSYGTYLYAFPIQQLLVQRAHGQISPLLLFAEAAPITLIAGALSWLLVERHFLKRSSVLKHEGLLPAANTSPQATESSVASSKDLLSKATTEDPMSRTEGEAYAQQ; encoded by the coding sequence ATGTCATCCCCGAAGATCAACACACCGAATAACTTCGATTCGCTGCGTCTGATATTCGCCGTGCTGGTGATTTTCTCGCATAGTTTCCCAATGGTTCGCGGCTCGAACGCTACGGAGCCATTATCCCTGCTCACCAATGGACAGGTTAACTTCGGCAATATCAGTGTCTGGGCCTTCTTTGTAATCAGCGGCTTTTTGATCACGCAAAGCTGGCAGCGCTCGCCGAATGTCGTCAAGTTCCTCAAGCGCAGAATAGCGCGCATTTATCCGGCCTTTATCGTGACGGCTGTATTGAGCGCGTTTATCTTCGTTCCGCTTGTCGCGGATTCGGCTACCTATCATCACGTAAGCATCCAGAATTTTGTCTTCAATACATTGCGGCTGCGAATCTTCGACAGCCCGCCAATTTTTGTACACAATGCGTTGCCCAATGAACTCAACGGTTCCCTCTGGTCTGTGGCCTATGAGTTCTGGTGCTACCTCGGTGTGATGACGCTTGGTCTTGTCGGTCTGCTTCGTCGCCGTTCAGTGGTTGTGCTCCTGTTCGTTGCCGTGATCGGCTTGCATCTCTACATGAACATGACCGGCTGGGCTCCAAGTGGTTCTATCTTGGGACAAATTGTTGGCTACCCTCCATTCTGGGCAACCGTTCTGCCTTTCTATCTTGCCGGTACCCTCTTTCATCTTTTCGGCGGTCACACACTTTTGCGGCGGCCATGGATCATGCTCGCGGCGGTAGTGCTGATCGCTTCCAACTTTGTTCCGCATGGGCTCATTGTGACGATGCCCATCTGCGGATCCTACCTGCTGATGGCCCTCGCCTATCTGCCTCTTCTGCATCCTCTGAACCTGGGCAGATTCGGCGACTTCTCCTACGGAACTTATCTCTATGCTTTCCCCATCCAGCAGTTGCTGGTGCAGCGCGCGCATGGACAGATTTCGCCACTGCTGCTGTTTGCTGAGGCTGCGCCGATCACACTCATCGCGGGAGCGCTCTCATGGTTACTGGTGGAGCGGCACTTCCTCAAACGAAGCTCCGTGCTGAAGCATGAGGGGCTTTTGCCTGCGGCAAACACATCGCCACAAGCCACGGAGTCCTCGGTCGCATCCTCCAAA